In one Misgurnus anguillicaudatus chromosome 1, ASM2758022v2, whole genome shotgun sequence genomic region, the following are encoded:
- the llph gene encoding protein LLP homolog yields the protein MAKSLRSKWKRKMRAEKRKKNAPKELARLKTVLGQGEKGEITMKDVAEIATVVPAEKVKEKTQDVDMQEDEADVGKMDLDSKRNKKTMLDNQGQYPGWMNQRQMKKVKAKRSSKKGKPKKGIAW from the exons ATGGCGAAGAGTTTACGCAGCAAGTGGAAGAGGAAGATGAGGGCAGAGAAAAGAAAGAAGAATGCCCCCAAAGAGTTGGCACGACTTAAAACCGTGCTGGGCCAGGGAGAGAAAGGAGAGATCACCATGAAAGATGTAGCTGAGATTGCCACAGTGGTGCCTGCGGAAAAGGTGAAAGAGAAAACACAAGATGTAGATATGCAGGAGGACGAAGCTGA TGTTGGCAAGATGGATTTAGATAGTAAACGCAATAAAAAGACAATGCTGGATAATCAAGGACAGTATCCTGGCTGGATGAACCAGAGGCAGATGAAAAAGGTCAAAGCTAAACGTTCAAGCAAGAAAGGAAAACCTAAGAAGGGAATAGCTTGGTAG
- the hcls1 gene encoding src substrate protein p85-like, with translation MWKSVVGHDVNVKVETEGDDWETDPNFENDVSEQEQRWGAKTIEGSGRKEHISIADLRNKVSHEHEVVKKKEMENCPKASYGYGGKFGVEKDRMDKGALGHDYVAKVDQHSSQTDAAKGFGGKYGVQKDRIDKSAMNYEYKGEVQQHASQKDYAKGFGGKYGVQKERVDKAAMGYDYKGETEKHQSQKDYAKGFGGKYGVEKEKVDKAALGYDYKAETEKHQSQKDYAKGFGGRYGVEADRMDKSAASFNEMESPSSSYEKPKAYEASSVGAGNLKARFENMAKASDDENKKRAEEERTRRLAREKREQEEARHRQQEQSRHEEVEESKKPPPVPTPQKFKKLPQIPRDEPEPEPQEESRYEEEEESEKPPPVPPPQTFRKLPEIPRDEPEPEPQMEEPPDYEEPPSLPPRSADLLEENEEEADPYEAPPLPPQEEDYEDIGSYIPAAAENDYEDIGVGQTATAIYDYQGEASDELSFMPDDIITNIEMVDEHWWKGTCHGHNGLFPASFVQLNS, from the exons ATGTGGAAGTCAGTGGTGGGGCACGATGTTAATGTAAAGGTGGAGACAGAGGGAGATGACTGGGAAACAGATCCAAATTTTGAG AATGATGTCTCAGAGCAAGAACAGAGATGGGGTGCCAAGACTATTGAAGGATCTGGTCGTAAAGAGCACATCAG tATTGCAGACCTGAGAAATAAGGTGTCTCATGAACATGAGGTGGTTAAGAAAAAAGAGATGGAGAATTGCCCTAAAGCCTCTTATGGCTATGGTGGAAAATTTGGAGTGGAAAAAGATAGAATGGACAAG GGTGCTTTAGGACATGACTATGTGGCAAAGGTGGACCAGCACTCATCTCAGACGGATGCAGCAAAGGGTTTTGGGGGGAAATATGGAGTTCAGAAGGACCGTATTGACAAG TCTGCCATGAATTATGAATATAAAGGTGAAGTGCAGCAACATGCATCTCAGAAAG ATTATGCCAAAGGTTTTGGTGGCAAGTACGGTGTGCAGAAAGAGAGGGTTGACAAAGCTGCGATGGGCTACGACTACAAAGGCGAGACTGAAAAACATCAATCACAGAAAG ACTATGCAAAAGGCTTTGGTGGAAAATATGGGGTGGAGAAAGAAAAAGTTGATAAGGCTGCATTGGGTTATGACTACAAAGCCGAAACAGAGAAACATCAGTCACAAAAAG ACTACGCCAAGGGCTTTGGAGGCCGATATGGAGTTGAGGCGGATCGCATGGATAAG AGCGCAGCTTCATTTAATGAAATGGagtcaccatcatcatcatatgaaaaaccaaAAGCTTATGAGGCCT CAAGTGTAGGAGCTGGAAACCTAAAGGCTCGATTTGAGAACATGGCAAAGGCTTCGGATGACGAGAACAAAAAAAGAGCGGAGGAGGAGAGAACCAGAAGACTCGCCAGAGAGAAACGAGAACAGGAAGAGGCACGACACAGGCAACAG GAGCAAAGCAGACACGAAGAAGTAGAGGAAAGCAAGAAACCTCCTCCTGTGCCGACTCCACAGAAATTCAAAAAACTCCCACAGATACCCAGAGATGAACCTGAGCCAGAACCACAG GAGGAGAGCAGATATGAAGAAGAGGAGGAGAGCGAGAAACCACCTCCTGTGCCACCTCCACAGACATTTAGAAAACTGCCAGAAATTCCCAGAGATGAACCTGAGCCAGAACCACAG ATGGAGGAACCACCTGACTATGAGGAACCACCATCTCTGCCACCACGCTCGGCTGACCTGTTAGAGGAAAACGAGGAGGAAGCAGATCCTTATGAAGCTCCTCCACTTCCACCACAGGAGGAAGATTATGAGGATATTGGATCATACATTCCCGCAG CTGCTGAAAATGACTATGAAGATATTGGCGTTGGACAGACAGCCACGGCCATTTATGATTACCAGGGAG AGGCCAGCGACGAACTCTCCTTCATGCCCGATGACATCATCACAAACATTGAGATGGTGGATGAGCATTGGTGGAAAGGGACTTGTCATGGGCACAATGGCTTGTTTCCTGCCTCCTTTGTGCAGCTTAATAGTTAA